The proteins below come from a single Drosophila suzukii chromosome X, CBGP_Dsuzu_IsoJpt1.0, whole genome shotgun sequence genomic window:
- the LOC108014966 gene encoding CXXC-type zinc finger protein 1: MAEKRKYKKTKEEIRREIAREFDLPERKSKIATILKQEDQAYCICRTSDCSRFMIGCDGCEEWYHGDCIGITEKEAKHIKQYYCRRCKKENPELQTIFRLVATERTAASNAASTSLNAPGSGPPAGVPGGVPLAPGTASLQPPATTAPLKRKNSNAREPKAGKRCGTCEGCRRPNCNQCDACRVRVGHKPRCIFRTCVAQGPVKEAPQSQAGPGRKREKAAPKDRKVKVGLRAASPEVFLNPELEGMRQCHGPGCCCQARPQSKYCSDKCGFKLATNRIFQVLPQRLQEWNLTPCRAAEDTRKQLESIRHKQSLVRFALAELEKRSEELGMVVERANRSSIDAMGPHDTGDAEDEQSMYCITCGHEIHSRTAIKHMEKCFNKYESQASFGSIFQTRMEGNNMFCDFYNPASKTYCKRLRVLCPEHSKDPKVNDTDVCGSPLVNNAFNPTGEFCRAPKKNCFKHYAWEKIRRAEIDLERVRQWLKMDDLMEQERMLRQQLTSRANLLGLMLHSTYNHEVMDELVRKQQEHLAQFEKQKRRQAHQQQMLAQQQQYQEKQLQQQQLQQQQQQQQLQQLQQQQQQQQALLNQQTKVIYLQRKP; encoded by the exons ATGGCGGAAAAGCGGAAGTACAAGAAAACC AAAGAGGAAATCCGGCGGGAGATCGCCCGGGAGTTCGACCTGCCGGAGCGCAAGTCAAAGATAGCCACCATACTCAAGCAGGAGGACCAGGCGTACTGCATCTGCCGCACCTCCGACTGCTCCAGGTTTATGAT CGGCTGCGATGGCTGTGAGGAGTGGTACCACGGCGACTGCATCGGGATCACCGAGAAGGAGGCCAAGCACATCAAACAGTACTACTGCCGGCGCTGCAAGAAGGAGAACCCCGAGCTGCAGACCATTTTCCGCCTGGTGGCCACTGAACGGACGGCCGCCTCGAATGCCGCCTCCACGAGTCTGAATGCCCCGGGATCGGGTCCGCCGGCTGGTGTCCCTGGCGGCGTGCCGTTGGCGCCCGGCACGGCTAGCCTGCAGCCGCCTGCGACGACGGCGCCGTTGAAGCGCAAGAACAGCAACGCCCGCGAACCGAAGGCGGGCAAGCGATGCGGCACCTGCGAGGGATGCCGGCGTCCGAATTGCAACCAGTGCGACGCCTGCCGCGTCCGCGTGGGCCACAAGCCACGCTGCATATTCCGCACCTGCGTGGCCCAGGGCCCCGTCAAGGAGGCGCCCCAGAGTCAGGCGGGTCCGGGCCGGAAGCGCGAGAAGGCGGCCCCCAAGGATCGCAAGGTGAAGGTGGGCCTGCGCGCGGCCAGCCCGGAGGTGTTCCTTAATCCGGAGCTGGAAGGCATGCGTCAGTGCCACGGACCCGGCTGCTGCTGCCAGGCGAGGCCGCAGAGCAAGTACTGCAGCGACAAGTGCGGCTTCAAGCTTGCTACCAACCGCATCTTCCAG GTCCTGCCGCAGCGCCTGCAGGAGTGGAACCTAACGCCCTGCCGCGCCGCCGAGGACACACGCAAGCAGCTAGAGAGTATTCGGCACAAGCAGTCCCTGGTGCGCTTTGCCCTCGCCGAGCTGGAGAAGCGCTCCGAAGAGCTGGGCATGGTGGTGGAGCGGGCCAACCGTAGCTCCATCGACGCGATGGGGCCACACGACACCGGGGACGCGGAGGATGAGCAGAGCATGTACTGCATCACCTGCGGCCACGAGATTCACTCGCGCACGGCCATCAAGCACATGGAGAAGTGCTTCAACAAATACGAATCGCAGGCCAGCTTCGGCAGTATATTCCAAACGCGCATGGAGGGCAACAATATGTTTTGTGATTTCTACAACCCAGCAAGTAAGACCTACTGTAAAAGATTAAGGGTACTGTGTCCCGAGCACAGCAAGGATCCCAAGGTGAACGACACGGATGTGTGCGGCTCACCCTTGGTGAACAACGCGTTCAACCCCACTGGCGAATTTTGCCGGGCGCCGAAGAAGAACTGTTTTAAGCACTACGCGTGGGAGAAGATCCGGCGAGCGGAGATCGATCTGGAGCGTGTGCGTCAGTGGCTCAAGATGGACGACCTGATGGAGCAGGAGCGCATGCTGCGCCAGCAGCTGACCTCGCGGGCCAATCTGCTGGGCCTGATGCTGCACTCCACATACAACCACGAGGTGATGGACGAGCTGGTGCGCAAGCAGCAGGAGCATCTGGCCCAGTTCGAGAAACAGAAGCGTCGGCAGGCGCACCAGCAACAGATGCtggcgcagcagcaacagtacCAGGAAAAGCaattgcagcagcagcagctgcaacagcaacagcagcagcagcaactccagcaactgcaacagcaacagcagcagcagcaagcCCTGCTAAATCAGCAAACTAAAGTAATCTACCTGCAGCGAAAGCCATAG
- the Aladin gene encoding aladin: protein MAALSNLKQCPPFSTLPDLALRHNHIPELERYPQINLNHELLAHPAGQRFYGGQSFVPVDEGVLKRITRTFFDGGFWESLEEARSPKSREQAPLIAQAGDLIAQILGLATGLRLKILPHTQELSAERIAQFVETRDWLNSDVRFLAWNWHFFSLAVAGVDDVVRIYFKNSSAATATVLKSPSQTQITCMSWRPLCSAEIVIGCRQGLCFWEVDSSLHLGRTNAPSKVFKHPANLPITSLQWNKDGTQLATASIGDRSIIIWQPDNGMMQPLKRLGPPGSLLKWSPENDWLFAATVDRVFRVWNCNQQWTTERWVCGPGGHVQTACWSPCGRFLLFVSSAEPIIYRLQFVQQSLLSSSADEKEILPIADLNACSIDANRTLIGGPAQQLAWDPHGNYLVVTFKSTNCIAVFRTFIQKFDLQISAAYYLSGETATEHPSFICFQPLYKDNDRSVLTIAWSSGRIQYYAFD from the exons ATGGCGGCCCTGAGCAACTTGAAACAGTGCCCGCCGTTTTCCACGCTGCCGGATCTGGCCCTGCGGCACAATCACATCCCGGAGCTGGAGCGCTACCCGCAGATAAACCTGAACCACGAACTCCTGGCCCATCCGGCTGGACAGAGATTCTACGGCGGCCAGAGCTTCGTGCCCGTGGACGAGGGCGTTCTGAAGCGTATTACCCGCACCTTCTTTGACGGCGGATTCTGGGAGTCGCTGGAGGAGGCGCGCAGCCCGAAAAGCCGCGAGCAGGCGCCACTGATTGCCCAGGCGGGTGACCTCATTGCCCAGATTTTGGGTCTGGCCACCGGGTTGCGGCTGAAGATCCTCCCGCACACCCAGGAACTCAGTGCAGAGCGCATAGCGCAGTTTGTGGAGACAAG GGATTGGCTGAATAGCGATGTGCGCTTTCTCGCCTGGAACTGGCACTTCTTCAGCCTGGCCGTGGCCGGCGTAGACGATGTGGTGCGCATATACTTCAAAAATTCCAGCGCCGCCACCGCCACTGTTTTGAAG AGCCCCTCGCAAACGCAGATCACATGCATGTCATGGCGTCCGCTCTGCTCCGCGGAGATAGTGATTGGCTGTCGGCAGGGTTTATGCTTCTGGGAAGTGGACAGCAGTCTGCACTTGGGACGCACCAATGCGCCCAGCAAGGTCTTCAAACA TCCCGCCAATCTGCCAATTACCTCGCTTCAGTGGAACAAGGATGGCACCCAGTTGGCCACCGCCTCGATTGGAGATCGCTCCATCATCATCTGGCAGCCGGACAACGGAATGATGCAGCCACTCAAGCGCCTGGGTCCGCCGGGATCGCTGCTCAAGTGGTCGCCGGAAAACGACTGGCTGTTTGCGGCCACCGTGGACCGGGTGTTCCGCGTGTGGAACTGCAACCAGCAGTGGACCACGGAGCGCTGGGTATGCGGCCCCGGGGGCCATGTGCAGACAGCCTGTTGGTCGCCCTGCGGTCGCTTCCTGCTCTTCGTCAGCAGCGCCGAACCGATCATTTATCGCCTGCAGTTCGTGCAGCAGAGTCTGCTCTCGT CCTCGGCAGATGAGAAGGAAATCCTGCCCATTGCGGACCTGAATGCCTGCAGCATCGATGCGAATCGCACGCTCATCGGTGGTCCCGCCCAGCAGTTGGCCTGGGATCCGCACGGCAACTACCTGGTGGTCACCTTCAAGTCGACCAACTGCATCGCCGTCTTCCGCACCTTCATTCAGAAGTTCGATCTACAGATATCGGCGGCCTACTATCTGAGCGGGGAAACGGCTACGGAGCATCCCAGCTTCATCTGCTTCCAGCCCCTCTACAAGGACAATGATCGTTCCGTACTGACCATCGCCTGGTCATCGGGCCGCATCCAGTACTACGCCTTCGACTGA
- the c11.1 gene encoding maestro heat-like repeat-containing protein family member 1 has translation MGERGGGGGGPSGGGSSSTGNNNTSAAGNSAATGNTVAAVAASSSSAAPVDKPTILEGVLHNIFDGLTDKEEQVRVAMQQAIVKILETHPERTAEILSEHRTQQPKMTEQTVAMLLDCIRRVVGAETPLPPAANQKLIALALQELTRSQEHVPLIQNPAQRILVAIGRSSPESCEQVMEALQEKGSNADGVAHFMLMQCLGLLATENPAGVVPHIKAILSRCQPHLGGIRQDHIKQAHAYAIGRFSEALLEECGKGEEENCSTEISVAYDVLFNQWLHSREPKVCVEILQALSSMYPLLPKDRIQDQAARLVPQILALYRRSVDRNAVTQFLCSVLKTNLTLNASVLDGIIDALVTHLFDLVCVYPDYEKPQTVKGHYEVLRCFHLLAGHHPYSTRIMDTLLIHLRNNSERERMKSLLILTHLLNSCAGNIENRIPASIECLKQLILSERGIKMKLTLLKTIVALAQKSHIRDKEFVWFVVRHSCRYSKPSQEHGSQEEHENLVLSCENTLYMLASTVGTLDELLKRELLNYLILLDYTDICGNLAKCLASLFAKSPHIEYDIAGEDAAAEQATPEGVSLGATGEDRSVIKRGKVIVPGAETIYARCLALLGNQQCIKRCSNVLSFLRYYHPQVNPALEELWERRIPDLLLQINRESAYRQLLHDFILETNEFLGGLDENFAQRLASKLADQMYLYPMQLPHSEWQLPDLSAERGMLLQAVALTLLQVTDVACIHTKIDLIVTSARQERLDKHVKHADYEKRIEPCARALGYISRQHLGHLVKKLTELAQVGGRKHSTGFFSNLHFIKDTHKELENYKSNLLVVKAFGRIMDEADPLQSIQHLDEDDTMLGFLIQQLAVHKDQTIMSAILQTLLSICNQLIATKEQLPAPLRHRKQIMETVFNIPIEAPFNDLPLLPTILKLGTDFIRIGGPDTEECVDGGVIFEIACRNFFGCAQQLKMKFDSQEEDERNSFLAKHLNESLPQLNALVRAIVELDASPATLDLIIGILEGWTRDRNSEVRICASHVFNNTLEVYIKAMKIGCEAPSKFNQTGQMLGKIVPRCIDSNGTVRQVSVDILQKTLEIACIYETLTIASIDSTADWLKEIEVIKEHIITDEPKQIYNLAGDIAKIIALRISSFQYLQFCKTLLLSLRDPEQSSTIGASVVLKFFIQQKGSELFHAIPDLVRDSLVALRVCEVPRAKSGVLKALVALTKHHPKLVCAEMLAQPLPYDPNLVEYWHLVCNDPELTGLTLDNFLQLLSGASLQEGGQEASLSERQKLASGQPFAIFCALHEMLPCKDIKGQLETRFADMFCMLLTSLSSYTNLAAPNSSIASLSPNQTHSGRTKFGFIPNKELIKLNPCQIALETFQAFLTNLEMEQIASVLTVNTGLASSADWHNYIELLTPMAIGLGQQLQLGSPQMRQLVNSLSKYVASPHDGQRVAAVGLFSRLVPLKPTGELAASILLHLGAALSDPNAVVRGLSIQGMGYVGQLGEKEAKRYSETAIGALLKGVDDPVGDCLINIPLESMRGLSGILRALPSERVESFHVSLAIRIRPFLGNYALEMREAAIQLFGDICEGKHDDGSSSPTSSMEALREQLVANLFPLLLHLSESEAAIVSACRGTLQRVCRLLAAPKVAEMAQQQLGEERGHQLNYSSFVLEFVKMIAQELTEHIQDFIDSCLPQLRSQWPEMRGSAAIVIGILHNFLSERNLQTETVASKIAVLLKDEQALVRMRAATALGYFFGDI, from the exons ATGGGCGAGCGAGGGGGCGGTGGGGGTGGCCCTTCAGGGGGTGGATCCTCATCGAcaggcaacaacaacacaTCAGCTGCTGGAAATAGCGCCGCCACTGGAAATACCGTTGCAGCGGTTGCTGCTTCCTCTTCTTCGGCGGCGCCTGTTGATAAGCCAACGATTTTGGAAG GGGTTCTCCACAACATCTTCGATGGGCTGACAGACAAGGAGGAGCAGGTGCGGGTCGCCATGCAGCAGGCGATCGTGAAGATCTTGGAGACGCATCCTGAGCGGACTGCGGAGATCCTCAGCGAGCACCGAACACAGCAGCCCAAGATGACCGAGCAGACGGTGGCCATGTTGCTAGA CTGCATTCGTCGGGTGGTGGGTGCGGAAACTCCCCTTCCGCCGGCCGCCAACCAGAAACTCATTGCACTGGCCCTGCAGGAACTCACCAGGAGTCAGGAGCACGTTCCCCTGATACAGAATCCCGCCCAGCGCATTCTTGTGGCCATCGGACGCAGCAGTCCGGAGAGCTGTGAACAGGTTATGGAGGCTCTCCAGGAGAAGGGCTCGAATGCCGATGGTGTGGCCCACTTTATGCTGATGCAGTGCCTCGGACTGCTGGCCACCGAGAATCCGGCTGGCGTGGTGCCCCACATAAAGGCCATATTAAGCCGATGTCAGCCGCATCTGGGTGGAATTCGCCAGGATCACATTAAGCAAGCACATGCCTATGCCATCGGTAGATTCAGCGAGGCTTTGCTGGAGGAGTGCGGCAAGGGGGAGGAAGAGAACTGCTCCACGGAGATCAGTGTGGCCTACGACGTTCTCTTCAACCAGTGGCTGCACTCCCGGGAGCCCAAAGTGTGCGTAGAGATACTGCAAGCTCTGTCCAGCATGTATCCCCTGCTGCCCAAGGATCGGATTCAGGATCAGGCCGCCAGATTGGTGCCCCAGATCCTCGCCCTCTATCGACGCAGTGTGGACAGGAATGCGGTTACCCAGTTCCTGTGCTCCGTGCTGAAAACAAATCTAACCCTCAATGCCTCCGTTTTGGATGGCATTATCGATGCCCTGGTCACCCATTTGTTCGATCTGGTCTGCGTTTATCCGGACTACGAGAAGCCCCAGACCGTCAAGGGTCACTACGAGGTGCTGCGCTGCTTCCACCTGCTGGCCGGACATCATCCCTACTCCACCCGCATCATGGATACCCTGCTGATTCATCTGCGGAACAACAGCGAACGCGAACGGATGAAATCCCTGCTGATACTCACCCATCTGCTCAACTCCTGTGCAGGCAACATAGAGAACCGCATTCCGGCCAGCATTGAGTGCCTGAAGCAACTGATCCTGAGTGAAAGGGGCATCAAAATGAAGCTCACCCTGTTGAAAACGATTGTGGCATTGGCCCAAAAGTCCCATATACGGGACAAGGAGTTCGTGTGGTTCGTGGTGCGGCACAGTTGCAGGTACTCCAAGCCGAGCCAAGAGCATGGCAGCCAGGAGGAGCACGAGAATCTTGTCCTCAGCTGCGAGAACACCCTGTACATGCTGGCCTCCACGGTGGGCACCTTGGACGAGCTGCTCAAGCGGGAGCTACTGAACTACCTAATCCTGCTGGACTACACGGATATTTGCGGGAATCTAGCCAAGTGTCTGGCCAGTCTGTTTGCCAAGTCGCCGCATATAGAGTATGACATTGCGGGCGAAGATGCGGCCGCGGAACAGGCCACACCAGAAGGTGTTTCCCTGGGAGCCACTGGTGAGGATCGCAGTGTGATCAAGCGCGGGAAGGTGATTGTCCCCGGAGCGGAGACAATTTACGCCAGGTGTCTGGCACTTTTGGGCAACCAACAGTGCATCAAACGCTGCTCCAATGTCCTCAGTTTCCTGCGCTACTATCATCCCCAGGTGAACCCCGCCCTGGAAGAGCTGTGGGAGCGAAGGATTCCCGATCTCCTACTGCAAATCAACAGAGAGAGTGCCTACCGGCAGCTGCTGCACGATTTCATACTGGAAACGAATGAGTTCTTGGGCGGATTGGATGAGAACTTTGCCCAGCGGCTCGCCAGTAAGTTGGCGGACCAGATGTACTTGTATCCCATGCAGTTGCCGCACTCCGagtggcaactgcccgacctGAGCGCCGAGCGAGGCATGCTGCTCCAGGCTGTGGCCCTAACCCTGCTCCAGGTGACCGATGTGGCCTGCATCCACACCAAGATCGATCTCATTGTGACGAGTGCCAGGCAGGAGAGATTGGACAAACATGTCAAGCATGCAGACTACGAGAAGCGGATAGAACCCTGCGCCAGAGCCCTGGGTTACATATCCAGGCAGCACTTGGGTCATCTGGTCAAGAAGCTAACCGAACTGGCCCAAGTGGGGGGACGGAAACACTCCACGGGCTTCTTCAGCAACCTGCACTTCATTAAGGACACGCACAAGGAGCTAGAGAACTACAAGAGCAACCTGCTGGTGGTCAAGGCCTTTGGTCGCATCATGGACGAAGCCGATCCGCTGCAGTCCATCCAGCACCTGGACGAAGATGACACCATGCTGGGCTTCCTCATCCAACAGCTGGCCGTGCACAAGGACCAAACGATCATGTCGGCCATCCTGCAAACGCTGCTCAGCATCTGCAACCAGTTGATCGCCACCAAGGAGCAGCTGCCAGCGCCTCTGCGGCACCGCAAGCAGATCATGGAGACGGTCTTCAACATCCCCATTGAGGCGCCCTTCAACGACCTGCCACTGCTGCCCACAATCCTCAAGCTTGGCACAGACTTTATAAGAATAG GTGGTCCCGATACCGAGGAGTGTGTGGATGGCGGTGTGATCTTTGAGATCGCCTGCCGCAACTTCTTCGGCTGCGCCCAGCAGTTAAAGATGAAGTTCGACTCGCAGGAGGAGGATGAGCGCAACAGCTTCCTGGCCAAGCACCTCAACGAATCGCTACCCCAGCTGAACGCCCTGGTGCGTGCCATTGTCGAGTTGGACGCCTCGCCGGCCACATTGGACTTGATCATTGGCATCCTGGAGGGCTGGACACGGGATCGTAACTCCGAGGTGCGAATCTGCGCCAGCCATGTCTTTAACAACACCTTGGAGGTGTACATCAAGGCGATGAAAATTGGCTGCGAGGCCCCGTCGAAGTTCAATCAGACGGGTCAGATGCTGGGCAAGATCGTGCCCAGGTGCATCGACTCAAACGGCACGGTGCGTCAGGTGTCCGTGGATATCCTGCAGAAGACGCTGGAGATCGCGTGCATCTACGAGACGTTGACGATAGCCAGCATCGACAGCACCGCCGACTGGCTGAAGGAGATCGAGGTCATTAAGGAGCACATCATCACCGACGAGCCCAAGCAGATCTACAACCTAGCTGGAGACATTGCTAAGATCATTGCGCTGCGCATCTCCAGCTTTCAGTATCTCCAGTTCTG TAAAACCCTGCTGTTATCGCTGCGTGATCCCGAGCAGAGTTCCACCATCGGGGCCAGTGTTGTGCTCAAGTTTTTCATCCAGCAAAAGGGTTCGGAGCTCTTCCACGCCATTCCCGACCTGGTGCGCGACAGTTTGGTGGCCCTGCGGGTCTGCGAGGTGCCCCGGGCCAAGTCCGGAGTGCTCAAGGCCCTGGTGGCCCTCACCAAGCACCATCCCAAGCTGGTTTGCGCCGAGATGCTGGCCCAGCCGTTGCCTTACGATCCCAACCTGGTGGAGTACTGGCACCTGGTCTGCAACGACCCCGAGCTGACGGGCCTGACGCTAGACAACTTCCTGCAGCTGCTGAGCGGCGCTTCCTTGCAGGAGGGCGGTCAGGAGGCCTCCCTGTCCGAGCGTCAGAAGCTGGCCAGCGGTCAGCCGTTTGCTATTTTCTGCGCCCTGCACGAGATGCTGCCCTGCAAGGACATCAAGGGG CAACTGGAGACACGATTTGCGGACATGTTCTGCATGCTGCTGACCTCCTTGAGCAGCTACACCAATCTGGCCGCCCCGAATTCATCAATCGCTTCTCTTAGTCCAAACCAAACGCATTCGGGCAGGACCAAGTTTGGATTCATACCGAACAAGGAGCTGATCAAGCTCAATCCCTGCCAAATAGCCCTGGAAACGTTTCAG GCCTTTCTCACCAACCTGGAAatggagcagatcgccagcgtgCTGACTGTGAACACCGGACTGGCGAGCAGCGCGGACTGGCACAACTACATCGAACTGTTGACCCCCATGGCCATCGGTTTGGGTCAGCAGCTGCAGCTGGGCAGTCCGCAGATGAGGCAGCTGGTCAACTCGCTAAGCAAATACGTGGCCTCGCCGCATGACGGGCAAAGGGTGGCCGCCGTGGGCCTCTTCTCCCGCCTGGTGCCATTGAAACCCACTGGAGAGCTGGCTGCATCCATTCTACTCCACCTCGGAGCGGCTCTGTCGGATCCCAATGCGGTGGTGCGTGGTCTCAGCATCCAGGGCATGGGTTACGTGGGACAACTGGGGGAAAAGGAGGCGAAGCGCTACTCGGAAACTGCCATCGGAGCCTTGCTGAAGGGCGTCGACGATCCGGTGGGCGATTGCCTGATCAACATTCCGCTGGAGAGCATGCGCGGCCTGTCCGGAATCCTGCGGGCCCTGCCCAGCGAGCGGGTGGAGTCCTTCCACGTCTCGCTGGCCATCCGCATTCGACCCTTCCTGGGCAACTATGCGCTGGAGATGCGCGAGGCGGCCATCCAACTGTTTGGTGACATCTGCGAGGGCAAGCACGACGATGGAAGCAGCTCGCCCACCTCCTCGATGGAGGCGTTGAGGGAGCAGCTCGTAGCCAATCTCTTCCCGCTGCTGCTCCATCTCAGCGAAAGCGAGGCGGCCATTGTGTCGGCCTGCCGGGGAACTCTGCAGCGGGTTTGCCGCCTCCTGGCCGCTCCAAAGGTAGCGGAGATGGCCCAACAACAGTTGGGCGAAGAGCGAGGCCACCAGCTCAACTACAGCAGCTTCGTGCTGGAGTTCGTCAAGATGATT GCCCAAGAGCTGACCGAGCACATCCAGGACTTCATCGACTCGTGCCTGCCGCAGCTGCGTAGTCAGTGGCCGGAGATGCGGGGCAGTGCGGCCATCGTGATTG GCATCCTGCACAACTTCCTCAGCGAGCGGAACCTGCAGACAGAGACGGTGGCCAGCAAGATCGCCGTGCTGCTCAAGGACGAACAGGCGCTGGTGCGGATGCGGGCGGCCACCGCCCTGGGATACTTCTTTGGCGACATCTAG